A part of Cryptococcus neoformans var. grubii H99 chromosome 6, complete sequence genomic DNA contains:
- a CDS encoding ubiquinol-cytochrome c reductase, iron-sulfur subunit, which translates to MAAHIGRINLLPSTRTLASGAPLARGISLAVPAAGDAHSHGHDGQAGPRPDIPAAWAFKAGARGHIGRTNALPTPPGFQQRFLSTTRNVPAAASSSATDVPDFSAYRAKNPNTTRNVSYFMVGALGALGASSVKSTAVDMLSNMAASADVLALAKIEVEMGSIPEGKNLIVKWRGKPVFIRHRTPDEIDEANNIDVKTLRDPETDEQRTQRPEWLVMLGVCTHLGCVPIGEAGDYGGWFCPCHGSHYDISGRIRRGPAPLNLEIPEYAFNDDEEKIVIG; encoded by the exons CCCACATCGGCAGAATCAACCTCCTTCCCAGTACCCGCACTCTCGCCTCCGGCGCTCCCCTCGCTCGCGGCATCTCCCTCGCCGTCCCCGCTGCCGGTGACGCCCACAGCCACGGCCACGACGGCCAGGCGGGTCCTAGGCCCGACATCCCCGCTGCTTGGGCGTTTAAGGCTGGTGCCAGGGGCCACATCGGTAGGACCAATG CCCTCCCCACACCACCGGGCTTCCAACAACGATTCCTCTCCACTACCCGAAATGTCCCCGCtgccgcctcttcctccgccacTGATGTCCCCGATTTCAGCGCCTACCGTGCCAAGAACCCCAACACCACCCGAAACGTCTCCTACTTTATGGTCGGTGCCCTCGGTGCTCTTGGTGCCTCTAGTGTGAAGAGCACAGCGGTCGATATGTTGAGTAACATGGCCGCTTCTGCGGATGTTTTGGCGTTGGCGAAGATTGAGGTTGAGATGGGTTCCATTCCCGAGG GAAAGAACCTTATCGTCAAGTGGCGAGGAAAGCCAGTGTTCATCCGACACCGAACTCCtgatgagattgatgagGCCAACAATATTGACGTCAAGACTCTGCGTGATCCCGAGACCGATGAACAGAGGACACAGCGACCGGAGTG GCTTGTTATGCTTGGTGTCTGCACACATCTTGGTTGTGTTCCCATCG GTGAAGCTGGTGACTACGGAGGTTGGTTCTGCCCTTGCCACGGTTCCCATTACGACATCTCTGGTCGAATCCGACGAGGTCCCGCTCCTCTTAACCTCGAAATCCCCGAGTATGCTTtcaacgatgatgaggagaagattgtcaTCGGTTAG